The following proteins are co-located in the Conyzicola lurida genome:
- a CDS encoding ABC transporter permease: protein MVRYIARRIGEAVFVLFVLSVLVFLMVRIMPGDPAAAFMDPSNPDPSVRAEIYAQLGLDRPWFVQYFSWIGGIFTGDFGRSLTQPYTVGEQLATRFPVSLELGVMATIIGVALGIPIGIASAVRRGKLVDNGSRILTFLLLSVPPFLVGTVLLLINSRTTKFRLLGFVTFEDDPVGHFTKLLLPALLLSLGLLALVARYTRGMLLDTFSQDYIRTARAKGVLGNGIVTGHALRNAMAPVMTVVGVQLASLIGGTVIMENVFALPGMGSLLINAVNTSDYTTIQACVLIIGALYVAISLIVDLLYPLVDPRIRVVRS from the coding sequence ATGGTGAGATATATCGCCAGACGCATCGGAGAAGCGGTCTTCGTGCTCTTCGTACTGTCCGTGCTCGTCTTCCTGATGGTGCGGATCATGCCGGGAGACCCGGCAGCCGCCTTCATGGACCCGAGCAACCCCGACCCCTCGGTGCGGGCGGAGATCTACGCGCAGCTCGGCCTCGACCGGCCGTGGTTCGTGCAGTACTTCAGCTGGATCGGCGGCATCTTCACCGGCGACTTCGGCCGATCTCTCACCCAGCCGTACACGGTGGGCGAGCAACTCGCCACGCGCTTCCCGGTCAGCCTCGAGCTCGGCGTGATGGCGACCATCATCGGCGTCGCCCTCGGAATCCCGATCGGCATCGCCTCGGCCGTGCGCCGCGGCAAGCTCGTCGACAACGGCTCGCGCATCCTCACGTTCCTCCTCCTCTCGGTGCCGCCCTTCCTCGTCGGAACCGTTCTGCTGCTGATCAACTCGCGCACCACCAAGTTCCGCCTGCTCGGGTTCGTCACGTTCGAAGACGACCCGGTCGGCCACTTCACCAAGCTCCTGCTCCCGGCGCTGCTGCTCAGCCTCGGACTGCTGGCGCTCGTCGCCCGGTACACCCGCGGCATGCTGCTCGACACGTTCAGCCAGGACTACATCCGCACCGCGCGCGCCAAGGGCGTGCTCGGCAACGGCATCGTCACCGGCCACGCCCTGCGCAACGCGATGGCGCCCGTTATGACGGTGGTTGGCGTGCAGCTCGCGTCGCTCATCGGCGGCACGGTGATCATGGAGAACGTCTTCGCCCTGCCCGGCATGGGCAGCCTGCTCATCAACGCCGTGAACACGAGCGACTACACGACCATCCAGGCCTGCGTGCTCATCATCGGCGCCCTCTACGTCGCGATCAGCCTGATCGTCGACCTCCTCTATCCGCTTGTCGACCCGAGAATCCGCGTGGTGCGCTCATGA